TCCTGACCGGTGACCTGCTCCTGCTCTTCGTCTGGCCCAAAAGCCCAGAACAACCTGGCAATATGATGGTGTCCTTCTATTGGTTGGCGTAACCTGAACCGCCGTTCGGGAAATTTTGCCTGCAGCCCCGTGATGAGTGCCTCCGCTTCCTGGTGCCCGTGTGCAATAGCATGAGGATCTGTAATTTCAATGTCTATCGCATATACTTCCTGTATCAGGGATAGCTTTTTATCACGCCAGATCGAAAAGTGTTTTTCAATAATATCGAAGTCCATAAGGATTGATTTTATAGGTACAAAGTTGTGGTTTGTGCCCTGAAACGCCATTGATCTATATCAAAAACTCCACTTGACATTTGTCAATACCATTTTTTATTAAATGTCAATGGCGGGGGAATCTCCCTGGCGCAATTTTGTATCGTAAAAATTACAAATTATGTCACAGGTAATATTCATCACAGGAACAAGCACAGGCTTTGGTAAATTGACAGCACAAACACTCGCAAAGGCAGGGTATACAGTAGTAGCAGGCATGCGTGGTGTAAACGGCAGGAACGCTGCAGTAGCGGGCGAAAT
This window of the Chitinophaga sancti genome carries:
- a CDS encoding nuclear transport factor 2 family protein: MDFDIIEKHFSIWRDKKLSLIQEVYAIDIEITDPHAIAHGHQEAEALITGLQAKFPERRFRLRQPIEGHHHIARLFWAFGPDEEQEQVTGQDVLILENGKIAKLLIFIDPQ